The Candidatus Neomarinimicrobiota bacterium genome contains the following window.
AGGATTCCCGTAACGATGGGCAGCACAAAAATGAAACACTTTATGTATAACAATCATATCGATTCCTTATTTATTGGTTCGAATTTAAGCTAAACGGGAGAATATCAAACAATGACAGGCAATGGAAATACCGGATTAACCTGTGTTTCTGTTTATCAGTCCATCGCATCCTTTCGACAGGCTCAATGGTCCACTCTGTGCATGGCGCCTGTCCTGAGTAAGGTCGAAGGGCGAGGGGTCGTTTTCGCGAGATCGTCAATTAATAAAACGATTCGTCCTGCCAACGGGTGATGTGCCAGGTTTCAGTGGAATCGGCGATAAAATCGAAAATAGCATTGCCTGAGATCAGTTTGCCTTCAACGGACAGATCAAATGTTTTCGTCAGACTGATCACCCCATTTTGAGAGGTATCCTCTGCAGTTGTGGCATTCCAAACCAGGGTAAAGCTGTCAAATGTCCGAAAGAGGCGACCGGTAGTCCTTAGTTCAGTATCCAGCCCCCAATAATTGTACCCACCAACACCTCCGATATCCGGATCATAGTAGAGAAAGATGAAACTGGTGTCAAAAAGGTCACTGTAGACCAGGCTGTCACGATAGATATAGGCATAGCGGAAATTTTGAAGAACCTCCTCCGGGCTACGTTGCTCGGTTAAAATTAGATCCGCCACTCCTTCAAGCTGTCCCTCAGTAGGGGCAAAGGGATTCCAACAGGCTGCCAGAACCAAAAGGAGCAAGATAAGTGCTGTTAAATGCAGCAACTTCATTGATTATTGAACCAGGGTTTTCAGGTCGCTCCAGCAAGGCAGAGTGTCTGACTTCAAGTCATGCCAGACCGAGATCTCATAGAGCAGATCACTATTTTGGACCAGGGTCAGAGTTGCCTGCCCGCTCAATTCGTTGGGCAAGGGCGCTCGGCTTTCATGAAAGGACAGGGTTAGTAGATAGTCAGCAATGATCTCGAAGTGATCGTCGAGGGGTAACAAGCTTACGACCTGCCAATCCAGACGCTGAAGATTATCTTCGTTTAGTGATTGGAAAAGCTTGGTGATGAAATCCTCTTCTTTTTCATAACCCCAGGCATCAAAAATTGCACTGGTCACACTTTCATCCGGGAAAAAAGAGAAGCCCGTTCCATCCTCGGAATTATGGCTTAATACATCCAGGTGATAATTCAATTTATGGGCTGGAAATGAGTTGGCGAGGTTTTCCAGAACGATCTCTGGAGTCGTCGGTGGTCTCCAGGCATAAGGGTCAGAAGTATAAAGAGGTCGTTCTGCTTCTCGCGGTATAAACAACTCGCAAGAAGCCAAGAATAGAAAAACCAACAATATGGAAAGCCCTTGTTTCATGAAACGGGAAAGTACACGCTGATTCACCAAATGCAAATTACATGTTGAGCAAGAACTCAAGTAAAGAACCCTCGGCCTGTTTTTCAATGTGATGATCACCTGCTGCCCTGAAAGACATTAATATCTCCTTGGCATAAAAATACTCCTGTTTATTTTGGCCTCATGAATCATCAGCCAAATATGAGAGTCTTTGCTTGTATGGCCAGTTCATTGGATGGCAAGATCGGACCGGCTGACGCTGACCATTTTGTTTCCATTACTTCCCGTTACGATATGGAACATTTAAAATCTCTGCGCGATCGGGCCGATGGCATTTTATTTGGAGCCAGCACGTTTAGGGCTTGGCCAAAAGTACATCAGGGTCATGACTCAACGAGAAAAACTGCTCATTTTATTATGAGTCACAATCTTGAGCTTGATCTAGACGTTCCTCTCTTTCAAGCTGTTGATATTCCGCTTACCATCTTCACTGATTCGAAAACGGCTCTTTCACAACGACATTTTCCAAAACACGTTAAGCTTGTTCCAACTCCTGAAGGTATCGGGCAAATCACTTTCATTATTAACCACCTGAGAAAACAGAATATCAACGCATTATTGATCGAGGGTGGCGGACAGGTGCTGCATCAATTCATCGATGCTGGTGTCCTGCAAGAGCTGTATCTGACCCTGGCGCCAACGCTTATTGGTCAAAAAGAGGCTCCTGGTCTTTTGGGAAACCAGACCCTTTCCCATCCACCAAAAATACGGCTTTTAAGCAGTCGGCAGGTCAAGGATGAGTTTTATTTACATTTTAAACTGGATTATTCTTGAATTGTCCCTGGCTTGCAAGCGTAATAAAATGAGGCAATGTTAATGAAACAATGTTTGATCCATCTACTTGCTTTTGCAACCCTGCTGCTGGCAGATTATCCAGATCAGCAACGGGTTATCCGGGCTGATAGTATGTGGAGCCACATCAGCAGTAATAGTAATATCATCTATAATGAGACGGGTTCCTCCTTGCAGTTGGCCGAAGGCACAAACACCGGATATTTCACCCTGGTTCCTGACACGATCCAGCATCCCTTTGATCGGGGCCTGCCCTCCTGGAATGGTTTAATAGAACATGAGAATAGTGGTTTTAAGGTTTCTATGCGGTTCAAGTCCGGAGTCAATTGGTCCCCCTGGCTAACCGTTGGATATTGGAAGAACTACATCTGGCCGTCCTACGGATCCACCTCCTACTCAGGCGGATATATTGATTATGATTATGTCAAACTGAATGATTTTCATACGATCTGGCAGTGGCGGGTCGAAATGAAGCGTCAGGCCACCGGTCATCCTTCTCCAGCTATTGACAAGTTAAGTTTTTTTGTCAGCGATGAACGAACCACTGACAACTTGAATTACAGTGACATTCTGAATGATGACCCCCCGGCCATCTTTTATCCCACTACTTTTATCTGCCAATACAATGTTGACCCGGAAATCGGTGGTAGTATTTGCTCTCCCACTTCCACGGTTTTTGCCATCCGCAGTTTTGATGTTGATGTTGATGCCTATGATTTCGCAGTTGATAACTATGATGATTACTGGAATCTCTTTGGTATCTGGCCCAGGGCTGTCCAAAACGCCACCGGATATCATATGGATGGTGCCGTAACCCGATATCGTACCTGGAGTGATGCCTATGACGTACTTGCCAACAATGGAAGGATCGTTATCTCTGTAGGACAGCCGCTTTATTCCGGTCATCTGATGATGTTGGCCGGCTTCAACAGCCAGGGCAATCCTATTGTTCACGATCCCGCACGGCAAAACGGCTATGCTTACGTTTATTCCAAATACTCCCTTTCTCATTCCTGGTTTGATAAGGGTGGTGTCAGTTACACGTTTTTTATGAAAGATACGACCCAGCTGGCCGTTGCTGATGAATTTGACGACTTTCTTCCTAACCAGGCTGTGCTGTATCAGAATTATCCCAATCCTTTTAACCCGAATACATCGATTCGTTTCAATCTGCTGGAAGACTCAAACCTTAAGCTAGGCATCTATGATGTTCAGGGCAAACTGATTCAAACCCTGATACAGGACCATTTCCCAGCTGGTGATCATCGTTTGACCTGGAATGCCCGGGATCTGGCGGCAGGCATTTATTTCATACGGCTCGAAACCGGAGCTGAGACAATCGTTCGCCGGATGACTCTTCTAAAATAGAGGAGGGGTGCGTCTGTTCTTTGTTTAGAACGGCCAGAAAATCGGGATCAAGATAGAGGCCAAAATCCAAAATATTAAGGTAAGTGGTGCACCGGCTTTGATATAATCATTGAAGCGATATTTCCCGGGACCATAGACCATCAGGTTGGTTTGATAGCCAATGGGGGTCATGAAACTGGCCGAGGCTGCGTAACATATTGTAAAGACCAGAGGGCGGGAATCTACACCAAGGTTGATCGCTGCCGCAATGGCAATAGGCGTCAGCACAATAGCAGCCACATTATTTGAGATCACCGCCGTAAATATACTGGTGATAATATATAGAATTGACAACAGAGCATAAGGTGCCCATGAATCTGGAACCAGATCGGAAAAAGCTGAAATACTTTCCCCCAGAAGCTGGGCGGCACCACTGGTTTCCATGGCTATCCCAAAAGGAATAAAGGCTGCAATAAAAATAATGACCTGCCAATTGATCGTACCATAAGCTTCCCGGGTTGAAATGTGTTTTGTGACCAGTAAAATAAAAACACCCAGCAATGCTGCTGCCAGTATTTCCAGTACACCGGTAGCTGCCAGAATCATTACAGCGGGAATAAGGATCACGGCTAGCCAATGAACGGTTTTCTTGCGCATATTGACTTCATGATGTTGTAAAATGATCAAGTCGGGATCACTACGCATTTCGGCAATTCGATCAACCGGCATAAGCATAAGCAGGGTATCTGCAAACTGAAGTTTGATATGGGCGACCTTCTTTTTTATTGTAATCCCACGCCGGCCAATAGCCAATACAAAAGCTTGATATCTCCGGCGGAAATCCAGCTCCAACAGGGTTTTTCCTGCAATTGCTGATTGAGGACCAAGCAATCCCTCAACCAAAACATTATCCCCTGCCTGCAATTCCTTTTCACTCATTTTGACATCAGAAAGCGCCAACACTTTTTCCTGTTGATGGAACTTCAAGAAATTTTCAAGAGCCCCTCTGGTCAACAGAATGTCTCCATCACAAAGGGGTAAATTCCCAACATTTCTGGTGATCCTTGTTTCATCACGAATAATGGCCAGAACCGTTATTTCATAGCGTTGGTTCAGTTGTTTCTGCCGACAGCTTGATCCGATGAGGGGTGAATCATGATCCACACGGAATTCCGTCAGGTAAGGTGCCATGTGATACTTTCCGACCAGCGTACTAACGGGTGCCCTGGATGGCAAAAGGCGTGGTAAAACGAAAAGATTATACAAAAATCCCACCACCAGGAAGACCAGTCCCAGAGGAAGAAACT
Protein-coding sequences here:
- a CDS encoding RibD family protein — encoded protein: MASSLDGKIGPADADHFVSITSRYDMEHLKSLRDRADGILFGASTFRAWPKVHQGHDSTRKTAHFIMSHNLELDLDVPLFQAVDIPLTIFTDSKTALSQRHFPKHVKLVPTPEGIGQITFIINHLRKQNINALLIEGGGQVLHQFIDAGVLQELYLTLAPTLIGQKEAPGLLGNQTLSHPPKIRLLSSRQVKDEFYLHFKLDYS
- a CDS encoding SLC13 family permease, which encodes MSIAILGIFGLMILLLVLLILEVLPVDVLGIGLLLVLWLSGYVDGEQAISGFSNKAVLTVAVMFVLSHALVKTGVLENLAQYFIALEKKRKKLGIGLFFMTISIFSGFINNVAAVAIFIPVAMHMAAQSRISPSKLLIPLSYAAIYGGTITLIGTSTNLIVSSVSESHGLEAFGMFEFLPLGLVFLVVGFLYNLFVLPRLLPSRAPVSTLVGKYHMAPYLTEFRVDHDSPLIGSSCRQKQLNQRYEITVLAIIRDETRITRNVGNLPLCDGDILLTRGALENFLKFHQQEKVLALSDVKMSEKELQAGDNVLVEGLLGPQSAIAGKTLLELDFRRRYQAFVLAIGRRGITIKKKVAHIKLQFADTLLMLMPVDRIAEMRSDPDLIILQHHEVNMRKKTVHWLAVILIPAVMILAATGVLEILAAALLGVFILLVTKHISTREAYGTINWQVIIFIAAFIPFGIAMETSGAAQLLGESISAFSDLVPDSWAPYALLSILYIITSIFTAVISNNVAAIVLTPIAIAAAINLGVDSRPLVFTICYAASASFMTPIGYQTNLMVYGPGKYRFNDYIKAGAPLTLIFWILASILIPIFWPF
- a CDS encoding T9SS type A sorting domain-containing protein; this encodes MKQCLIHLLAFATLLLADYPDQQRVIRADSMWSHISSNSNIIYNETGSSLQLAEGTNTGYFTLVPDTIQHPFDRGLPSWNGLIEHENSGFKVSMRFKSGVNWSPWLTVGYWKNYIWPSYGSTSYSGGYIDYDYVKLNDFHTIWQWRVEMKRQATGHPSPAIDKLSFFVSDERTTDNLNYSDILNDDPPAIFYPTTFICQYNVDPEIGGSICSPTSTVFAIRSFDVDVDAYDFAVDNYDDYWNLFGIWPRAVQNATGYHMDGAVTRYRTWSDAYDVLANNGRIVISVGQPLYSGHLMMLAGFNSQGNPIVHDPARQNGYAYVYSKYSLSHSWFDKGGVSYTFFMKDTTQLAVADEFDDFLPNQAVLYQNYPNPFNPNTSIRFNLLEDSNLKLGIYDVQGKLIQTLIQDHFPAGDHRLTWNARDLAAGIYFIRLETGAETIVRRMTLLK